A window of Actinomadura viridis genomic DNA:
CGCCCGCCACCTGGGGATCATGCTCCCCTACACGCCGCTGCACCATCTGCTCGCCCGGCGCGTCGCCCGTCCCATCGTCCTGACCAGCGGCAACGTCTCCGACGAACCGATCGCCCACCGGGACGAGGACGCGGTGACCAGGCTGTCGGGGATCGCCGACGGGTTCCTGCTGCACGACCGCCCCATCCACGTGCGGGCCGACGACTCGGTCGTCCGCCTGTTCCGCGGCCGGGAACTGCCGCTGCGGCGCTCCCGCGGGTACGTGCCGTCCCCCCTGACCGTCCGGACCCGGTTCGCCCGGCCGCTGCTGGCCTGCGGCGCCGAGCTGAAGAACACCTTCTGCGTCGCGTCCGGGGACCGCGTGTTCCTGTCCCCGCACATCGGCGACCTGGAGAACTACGAGACGCTGCGGTCGTTCACCGAGGGCATCGAGCACTTCTGCCGCCTGTTCGGCGTGCGCCCGCAGATCATCGCGCACGACCTGCACCCCGACTACCTGTCCACCAAGTACGCGCTGGAACGCGGCGACGCCGAGACCGCCGCCGTCCAGCACCACCACGCCCACATCGCCTCCTGCCTCGCCGACAACGGCCACGACGGCCCAGTGATCGGCATCGCCCTGGACGGCCTGGGCTACGGGGACGACGGCACCCTGTGGGGAGGGGAACTGCTCGTCGCCGACCTGGCGGGTTACGAACGGGCCGGGCACCTGGAGACCGTTCCGATGCCGGGCGGCGCCGCGGCGGTCCGCGAGCCGTGGCGGATGGCCGCCGCGCACCTGGACGCCCTCTACGGCGACGACGTGCCCGACCTGGCCGTCGTACGGCGCCACCCTGACCAGTGGGCCTCCGTCACCACGCTGGCGCGGACCCGGACCAACGCCCCCTCCACCTCCAGCGCCGGCCGCCTGTTCGACGCCGTCTCCGCGATCGTCTGCGGCCGGGACACCGCCGCCTACGAGGGGCAGGCCGCGATCGAGCTGGAGCAGCGGGCCGACACCGGCGAGCGCGGCGGCTACGCCATGACCGTCACCGACGGCGCCCCGCTCCTCCTGCGCGGCACCGACCTGGTCCGGGGCGCGGTCGACGACCTGGCCTCCGGTGTCGGCCCCGGCCGGATCGCCGCCCGCTTCCACAACGGGCTGGCCTTCGCCCTCGTCCGCGCGGCCTGCGCGCTGCGCGACCGCACTGGCCTGCGCGTCGCCGCCCTGTCCGGCGGCGTCTTCCAGAACATGATCCTGCTCGAACGGGTCGTGACCGGCCTGGAACGCGAGAACTTCACCGTCCTGGTCCACTCCCGCGTCCCGCCCAACGACGGCGGGATCTGCCTCGGCCAGGCCGTCGTCGCCGCCACCCGCCTCGCCACGCCCTGATCCCCGGCCGGAGAATCGAGGAGATTCCCCGGCGGGCGGTGCCGGATTCGCGTCCCCGGCTCCGATCTCTGCCGTGAGGCGCCCCGCCAGCGGACGTGCGGCCCGCCTCCCCTCGCCCGCCGGCGGGTGACGGCGCCTCACGCGCGCGCCGTCACCGCCGTGGCCGGGGCCGCCGACCGCGCCGCGGCCACGAACAGGGCCAGAGCCGCCATCCCCGCCGTCCCCGCGATCAGCGGCAGGAGAGCGGGACCGGCGGTGTCGATCACCGCCCCGCCGACGGCGCCGCCCAGGGCGACGCCGAGGTAGGTGCCGGAGGTGTTCAACGCCAGCGCCTGGGCGGAGACCGGACCGGCGAGCATGTGCAGGCGCGCCTGCACCGCCGGGGAGTTCCAGAACGCCGCCGCCCCCCAGACCGCCACGACGGGCAGCAGCACCACCACGGGAACGGGCCGCAGCGCCCACAGCGCCGCCAGGGCGCCCATGGTCAGGATGAACGCGGCGACGCCGGCGGCCAGGGTCCGGTCGGGGCCGCGCCGGTCGGTGGACCGGCCGCCCGCCCAGATGCCGGCCATGCCCGCGACCCCGGAGACGGCGAACAGCACGCCGCGTTCACCGGTCCCGGCCGAGGCGAGCCCGGCGGTGAACGGCGCCAGGTAGGTCAGGAGCATCATCGAGCCCAGCATGAGCGTCACGTTCGCCGCCAGCCCCAGCGAGATCGCGGGACGCAGCAGGATCGCGAGCTGCGAGCGCAGCGGCGGGGGCGGCGGCGGGGGCGGCGCCGAGGCGGCGCTTCCCGGGAGCCACGCCGCGAAACCGGCCGCGACCAGCGCCCCCGCCACGGCCATGGCGCCGAACGTCGCCCGCCAGCCGAGCGTGCCGCCGATCCAGGTGCCCGCGGGCACCCCGGCGGCGATCGCGCCCGTCACGCCGAAGGCGACCACCGCCACGTACCGTCCGATCCGCTCCGGCGGGGCCAGCGCGGCGGCGACGCTGAACAGGGCGGGCGTGGCGGTGGCGGCGGCCAGCGCGGCGGCCACCCGCAGCAGGACCAGCGGCGGGTAGGACGGCGCGAGCGCCGCCAGCGCGTTGGCGGCGGTGAAGGCCACCGCCGCCGCGACCAGCACGGTGCGCCGCCGCAGCCGCGCCGTGGCGATCGCGGCGACCGGGGCCGCCACCGCGACCGTCACCGAGAACACCGTGACGAGCTGGCCCGCCGCGCCCGTGGACACGTCGAGGTCGCCGGAGATCTCGGGGAGCACGCCGGCGATGACGTAGTCGTCGGTGTAGAAGATCAGCGCGCCCAGGGCGAGCGCGACCAGCCACCGGGGCAAGGCGATGCCTCCTGATTCGTGGAAACCTCCGCGTCGGCGCGCCGTGAGCGTGCGGTCAGCGGATGAGCGCGCCGATGCGGGGGGGGCGGGGCGACGCCTGCCGCCGCCCGTTCCCCGCCGTCGCGGCGGCGACGCTACCAAAGGCGTCACAGCGAATTCGACTCGTTTTTCCGGTAACGAGCGGGAGGTCGCCGGCCTTCTGATTTCGCGGCGGAAACACCGGCGACCGCGGTGACGATCCCCTTACTTTTCGCAGGTCAGAGCGGGTGCCGTGTTATCTCTGTTCCCCATGGGCGCTCGGTGCGCCCGGTTGGATCACGGAGGTTCAGTGAAGAAATTCGCCCGTCCGGCCGCCGCGGCTCTCGCCGCCGCCGCGCTGGCCGTCCCAGGAACCGCGGCGGCGTCCGCCACCGCGCCGGAACAATTCCGCCCGCAGCATGAACATTCCCTGCAAAGCCCCATAACGCGACCGGCCGTTCACCGGGCCGTCGGCTCGCTGTGGCTGTATTACGACTCGTTCTTCTCCGGGCAGGTCCAGGAGGTGCAGGACCCGGGGACGACGGCGTGCGTCAACCTGCCGTGGGAGTTCGAGACCTGGTCGCAGAGCAGCGAGTCCTCCGTCAACGTCCAGGTCTTCAGCCAGGCCGACTGCGGGGGGAGCTCCGACCACACGTTCGCGCCCAACGAGTACCAGCTGTTCCTGCCGCTGACGGTCGTCTCGGCCAGGTTCCAGCATTAGGGCGGCGCCCGCGCGAAACCGCCGGTCAAGGGCGGCGTACCGCTCTTGACCGGCGGCGTTCCTCCGGACGGGCAGGCCCTAGAAGGTCAGCATCCGTGCTCGCCCGTCGCAGGGTTCATGCTGAACGCGTAACGGCGGTCCCCGCTGCCGTACAGGCAGTTGACCCCGCCGACGTAGGCGTAGTCACGGACATTTCCGCCGTTGACGCCGGGATGCCTGTTCGGGGTGGGGAACTGCGTACACCTCGCCTGGGTGGACCAGTTGTAGCAGAGGGCGGCTCCCGGGTAGCGCGAGTCCTGGCTGTAGAAGGGGAAGTACGTGCGCAGGTTGCCACCGACCGCCAGGCTCGTCGGCTGGAAGCTCACGCTGCCCACCCCTCCTCCCGGGAAGACGTCGGCCAAGCCCGGCGGCGTCGCCATGGCGGCACCGTTGAGGTCGAAGCAGGCCACCGTGGGCGCCGCGACGCTCTGCTTGCCGGTGACCGTGCACACGCCGGTCACCGTTCCGCCCGCGTTGTAGGCGGGGAACACGCTGGTCGAGATGTAGGCGTCCGCGGCCGTTGTCAGCACCTTGGTGCCCCATCCGGCGCACGGCGCCGCGGTCCCGGTGTCGAAGCAGGACAGCGTCGGGTCGTGCGGGCTGGTGTTCCGCGCCGGGTTGCGCCCGTTCGAGGTGATGTAGAGCCGCTCGTTGACGGCCGTCATCGAGCCGATGAAGTTGCCCGGCCCCAGGCCCGCCTTGTCCTCGTTCGGCGGGACCCCGCCCGCGTACGGCTGGCCGTTGCAGGGCTGCTGGTTCGAGGTGTTCATGCACACCACCTGGCCGCTGGTGGTGACGCCGTGCAGCTGGGAATTGGCGCGGACGAAGCCGGTGATGCCGTTCACGTTGCTCTGGCCGGCCGTGCTGGTCAGCGGTGCCAGCGGCGTATAGGCGCAGTTGTACTGGTTCTGCAGATCGAGGCAGCCCGCCCCGACCGATCCGTTCGGATATCCCGGAGAAGCCGTCCGGGTGATCGCCGGATAGAACACCTTGGTGCGGGACGGATCCGTCACGAACTGCACCACCTGGCTGGTGGAGATGTCCCCCGCGGTCCCGGTGTTGAACGGGATCGCCTTGGTGTTCAGCGGCAGCGGCCAGGTGCCGACGCCGTTCTTGACCGGGCACAGCGTCCCGGTGGCCACGTCCACACAGGAGATCTTCGGAGCCGTCCCCGGCACGTAACCATGGTGGCCGATGACCCAGAGCTTGAGCCCGGCGTTCGCCCCGGTCTCGTTGAACAGGACGGGGAACCCGTCCACGTTGCTGTTGACGCCCGCGGCGGGCAGGGACCGTTTGGCCGCCACCGCGCCGCGCCCCTCCATCATCAGAGCGGGCAGCAGCGCGATCGCGCACACCGCCGTCCACCGGAGCCATGTGCGGGAACCGCCACGGGCGAAGGGGGGCCGTCTCCGCCCGGCCTTCTCGCCAGAACTGAATGTTCGCATGCCGAAATGATGTCCTCCGGCATCCGCTCGATCGGTTCTCACTCGGCCAAGCAACGGCGAAGAAAGCCTCTATTTCAGAGGCGCTATCTGACAATCAGGTGATCATCCATCTTTCTTATCCAGATCCTTTCAGTGAATCATCACGGTGTTCGGTGTTCGCCCGGTACGCGGGGATCACGCGGGGGCGAGGCGACGGTCAGGACGCGGGGACCGGCGCCGTTCGGATCCTCACCCCCGCGGAACCTCGATGCCCATCGCCCGTATGCGGTCGGCCTGCGCG
This region includes:
- the hypF gene encoding carbamoyltransferase HypF; protein product: MIDPGVELPARTRIRIRVEGTVQGVGFRPFVYALAAEHGVAGFVGNDCGGVFAEVEGDPPALAAFVGALERRAPPLAVVERVTTEPIPAVGERGFRIAPSEDAEARRALVPPDLATCEDCLAEVFAPSGRRRHYAFTNCTGCGPRFTIVTGVPYDRAATTMAGFALCDDCAGEYKDPEDRRFHAQPVCCPACGPALRFHGPNGRPVRGEPVEVAARWLRQGRIVAVKGLGGYHLAVLADHEAAVTALRDRKHREAKPFAVMVPDLDAARTLVGLEEAAERLLSGTRRPIVLLPRRLDARVAQAVAPGARHLGIMLPYTPLHHLLARRVARPIVLTSGNVSDEPIAHRDEDAVTRLSGIADGFLLHDRPIHVRADDSVVRLFRGRELPLRRSRGYVPSPLTVRTRFARPLLACGAELKNTFCVASGDRVFLSPHIGDLENYETLRSFTEGIEHFCRLFGVRPQIIAHDLHPDYLSTKYALERGDAETAAVQHHHAHIASCLADNGHDGPVIGIALDGLGYGDDGTLWGGELLVADLAGYERAGHLETVPMPGGAAAVREPWRMAAAHLDALYGDDVPDLAVVRRHPDQWASVTTLARTRTNAPSTSSAGRLFDAVSAIVCGRDTAAYEGQAAIELEQRADTGERGGYAMTVTDGAPLLLRGTDLVRGAVDDLASGVGPGRIAARFHNGLAFALVRAACALRDRTGLRVAALSGGVFQNMILLERVVTGLERENFTVLVHSRVPPNDGGICLGQAVVAATRLATP
- a CDS encoding MFS transporter — protein: MPRWLVALALGALIFYTDDYVIAGVLPEISGDLDVSTGAAGQLVTVFSVTVAVAAPVAAIATARLRRRTVLVAAAVAFTAANALAALAPSYPPLVLLRVAAALAAATATPALFSVAAALAPPERIGRYVAVVAFGVTGAIAAGVPAGTWIGGTLGWRATFGAMAVAGALVAAGFAAWLPGSAASAPPPPPPPPLRSQLAILLRPAISLGLAANVTLMLGSMMLLTYLAPFTAGLASAGTGERGVLFAVSGVAGMAGIWAGGRSTDRRGPDRTLAAGVAAFILTMGALAALWALRPVPVVVLLPVVAVWGAAAFWNSPAVQARLHMLAGPVSAQALALNTSGTYLGVALGGAVGGAVIDTAGPALLPLIAGTAGMAALALFVAAARSAAPATAVTARA